The Methanomicrobiales archaeon genome contains a region encoding:
- a CDS encoding DUF1156 domain-containing protein, which yields MNMRDRRLIEETFPVKEVSVESAKEKNIRHGHISTLHIWWARRPLAASRATAYAALVPPPSDEIEWQKQRNFIIDLSKWENSNNATLIRRAREEILKANNGTPPKVLDPFAGGGSIPLEALRLGCEVHASDYNPVAVLIEKCTLEYPQRFGHAKSGERGWGEIAGEHENPLLNAVKNWGEWVLAEAKKELAEFYPPDEDGSIPVGYIWARTIPCQNPSCGAEIPLMRQYWLAKKENRKIALSPYAEGNVVRFRIVGDGHEPVPEGFDPEKGTVARAVATCPCCGSTVDANTTRRLFREGRSGERMVAVVLHKPGRSGKRYRIATDGDVEVFRKAVTYLEKKKEELRERWGMEPVPDEKLPPRGTLGFRVQGYNLKTWGDLFNPRQQLALVTFADAVRRAHGEMLAGGMEPEFAKAVAGYLGIMIDRLLTFSSTLARIDNTRETISNMFNRQALGMIWDYAELNPFSEATGDWNSAFEWVTLVINHLSMIPFTQISQGSHNSSTFLPHPDNTFDAVLTDPPYYDNVPYSYLSDFFYVWLKRTLGDLYPELFTTPLTPKGEEIVAYSSGEGGFEEGKRRFEALLQQSFREIHRVLKPDGIAVIVYAHKSTSGWETLINSLLDSGLVITGAWPINTEMQARLRAKESAALASSIYIVARKMEREKVGFYNAVREELKNHLNRKLDRLWQEGISGADFFISAIGSAIEVFGKYEQVMDYEGRIVRADRLLEDVRKIATDYAVRQILHNGFAGEISDLTRFYVLWRWEYSEARVHFDEARKLGQSCGIDVAQEFNRGGVVRKEKEFVRVIGPEERDIEDLQQSRELIDVLHLVLLLWEKGKRNEMTDMLNKSGYGHKESFFRVAQAISETLPIDSKEKKLLDGFLAGRERLKEEMKKASVQARLNL from the coding sequence ATGAACATGAGGGACAGGCGGCTGATCGAGGAGACATTTCCCGTCAAAGAGGTAAGCGTTGAATCGGCAAAAGAGAAGAACATCCGGCACGGGCACATCTCGACGCTGCATATCTGGTGGGCGCGCCGCCCCCTCGCTGCCTCCCGGGCCACTGCCTACGCGGCACTCGTGCCTCCACCGAGTGACGAGATAGAGTGGCAGAAGCAGAGGAACTTCATCATCGACCTCTCGAAGTGGGAGAACAGCAATAACGCGACCCTGATCAGGAGGGCACGGGAGGAGATCCTGAAGGCGAACAACGGAACTCCGCCGAAGGTGCTCGATCCCTTCGCGGGCGGAGGTTCCATCCCGCTCGAGGCGCTCCGCCTCGGCTGCGAGGTGCACGCGAGCGACTACAACCCCGTCGCGGTGCTGATCGAGAAGTGCACCCTCGAGTACCCGCAGAGGTTCGGGCATGCGAAGAGCGGGGAGAGAGGATGGGGAGAGATCGCGGGCGAGCACGAGAATCCCCTCCTGAACGCGGTGAAGAACTGGGGCGAATGGGTGCTCGCCGAGGCAAAGAAGGAGCTCGCGGAGTTCTACCCCCCGGACGAGGACGGTTCCATACCCGTGGGTTATATCTGGGCGCGGACGATTCCCTGCCAGAACCCCTCGTGCGGAGCGGAGATCCCCCTCATGCGCCAGTACTGGCTCGCGAAGAAGGAGAACCGGAAGATCGCGCTCTCTCCATATGCCGAAGGAAACGTGGTGAGGTTCCGTATCGTCGGCGACGGTCACGAGCCGGTACCGGAGGGTTTCGACCCGGAGAAGGGCACGGTCGCCCGTGCCGTCGCGACCTGCCCCTGCTGCGGTTCGACGGTGGACGCGAATACCACACGGCGGCTCTTCCGGGAGGGGAGATCGGGAGAACGGATGGTCGCCGTCGTCCTTCACAAGCCCGGGAGGAGCGGGAAACGATACAGGATCGCGACCGATGGCGACGTGGAGGTCTTCAGGAAGGCGGTGACGTACCTCGAGAAGAAAAAGGAGGAGCTCCGCGAGCGGTGGGGGATGGAGCCGGTGCCGGATGAAAAATTACCTCCCCGGGGTACGCTTGGATTCCGCGTTCAGGGTTATAACCTAAAAACATGGGGCGACCTATTCAATCCCCGCCAGCAGCTCGCGCTCGTCACCTTCGCGGACGCGGTGCGGCGGGCGCACGGGGAGATGCTCGCGGGCGGGATGGAACCGGAGTTCGCGAAGGCGGTGGCGGGGTATCTGGGTATAATGATTGATCGTTTATTGACTTTTTCTTCAACTCTTGCAAGAATAGACAATACTCGAGAGACGATTTCCAATATGTTCAATAGGCAAGCATTAGGCATGATATGGGATTATGCTGAGCTCAATCCATTTAGTGAGGCCACGGGAGATTGGAATTCAGCCTTCGAATGGGTCACTCTTGTCATAAACCACCTTTCTATGATTCCTTTTACCCAAATATCACAGGGATCCCATAATTCATCAACATTCCTCCCCCACCCCGACAACACCTTCGACGCCGTCCTCACCGACCCGCCCTACTACGACAACGTCCCCTACTCCTACCTCTCCGATTTCTTCTACGTCTGGCTGAAGCGCACTCTCGGCGACCTCTACCCCGAGCTCTTCACCACGCCTCTTACACCCAAGGGCGAGGAGATCGTCGCGTATTCCAGCGGCGAAGGAGGTTTCGAGGAGGGGAAGAGACGGTTCGAGGCGCTGCTCCAGCAGTCGTTCCGCGAGATCCACCGCGTGCTGAAACCGGACGGGATCGCGGTGATCGTCTATGCCCACAAGTCCACCTCGGGGTGGGAGACGCTGATCAACTCGCTTCTGGACTCGGGGCTCGTGATCACCGGCGCATGGCCCATCAACACCGAGATGCAGGCGCGTTTGCGTGCGAAGGAGTCCGCTGCCCTTGCCTCCTCGATCTACATCGTCGCCCGGAAGATGGAGCGCGAGAAGGTCGGGTTCTACAACGCGGTCCGGGAGGAGCTGAAGAACCACCTGAACAGAAAACTCGATCGTCTGTGGCAGGAGGGGATCTCGGGTGCGGACTTCTTCATCAGCGCGATCGGTTCCGCGATCGAGGTCTTCGGGAAGTACGAGCAGGTGATGGACTACGAGGGCAGGATCGTGAGGGCGGACCGTCTCCTCGAGGACGTGCGGAAGATCGCGACCGATTACGCGGTCCGGCAGATCCTCCACAACGGCTTTGCAGGGGAGATCTCGGACCTCACGAGGTTCTACGTCCTCTGGCGCTGGGAGTACAGCGAGGCGAGGGTGCACTTCGACGAGGCGAGGAAGCTCGGGCAGAGCTGCGGGATCGACGTCGCGCAGGAGTTCAACCGAGGTGGAGTCGTCAGGAAGGAGAAGGAGTTCGTCCGTGTCATAGGTCCGGAGGAGAGGGATATCGAGGATCTCCAGCAGAGTCGCGAGCTGATCGACGTCCTGCACCTCGTGCTCCTCCTCTGGGAGAAGGGGAAGAGGAACGAGATGACTGACATGCTGAATAAGAGCGGTTACGGGCACAAGGAATCGTTCTTCCGGGTCGCGCAGGCGATCTCGGAGACTCTCCCGATCGACAGCAAAGAGAAGAAGCTCCTCGATGGTTTCCTCGCGGGAAGGGAAAGGTTGAAGGAAGAGATGAAGAAAGCATCAGTTCAGGCGAGGCTGAATCTATGA